The window TTGCCCAAAGAGTAGGTTTTATAAAATTGGGTATATGATGCATTTACCGCCCCGTTGTTACCAATTTATTTTGCCTACGTCCATAAATATTTATCAGGAGGGCTGCGGGGATAGTTTGAGGCTTATAACTATTACCGGGTAAATGGCCTTCTGCTTGAATGCCTCACCCTTAATATCCGTATTTCTGTTGGTAATATCCGGTACGAAATCCGGTAGCTGTCAACTTCAAAGGCGTGGAAACTGCCATCATTGTTTTTCTTCAGTCTATCGGGTTGGTAGAGTTCTGATTTAAGGGGAAGCGACTTAATCTTTAATAAGATCCGCTGTTCAATTTTCTCAGCATAGGCAAACTGGTCGTTATCTTCCAGGTATTCAATAGCATCTATCAGCTGTTTTACAGCCAATTTATTCCATTTAATTTGCATTAAAGCGCTTTTCTCCTGTTTTTAAAAAGCTGCTCCACATCGTCGTGGCTAACAAAACTCCCGGCTTCAATCGCAGCATCTGCCTGTTCAATTTCGGCATTGTACTGGCCAATAAACGCGCTGTTAAGCTCATCGGCGTTTTTATCTACATCGGCCTGGTAGCTATAGCGCAGGCTATCCAAAAAAGCCAATAGCACTTTTTCTTCCTGTTCGTTTTTTGTGTTTACCAATACGCTCATAAACCAAATTTAACTAAATAAATTTAAAAAAAAACAAACCGATGGCGCCTATTGGTTTGCAGGCACACTATTTACCACCAGCTAAGCATTTAACCTCCAACCACCAATGACTAATGACCAGTGACTAATGACGAATAATGGCGTTGCCTGCGGCCCGTGCTGTACGTTCATACTGCACAGGCATTAGGCGCGAGGCCGGTATCCACTGCCATCACTAACGCGAACTGCGGGGAAGATTGTTGATTTGTGCTACAAATGAGCGTTGCGATTTTCATGCGGGCTACACCCCGCATTATCGGGGCGGCAGCGGCGGTAGAAGCGGGCGGTAGCCAACACTCAGCGCCCGCCAGGATATGTCACCCTTTCAGGGCTCTCATAAGTTATGGCGCTATAGCCACAGGGCGCTGCCCTGTGTTGGCATATCTGTCCCTTTCAGGGCCGGCAAAGTTAAAACCGGGTGGTGTACCAAACTGCCACCCATAGCTCAGCCCTGAAAGGGCGACATCCACCTGCGATGGGCATGGCCCATCGACAAAAGCCACATCAACCAAAGCCCTGAAAGGGTGACATATCAGTTCTTTTTAGCACAGGCCTTGAACAAGGCCCCGCCTGTGCTTCACATCGCCTATAAATTCACAAGCGGCCTAACCCGCGGGCAACGACATAACACGTGCATTAAAATGGGATAGACTGGGCGGTAGCGCATATCCAACACTTAGCGCCCGGCCAGGGATATGTCACCCTTTCAGGGCTCTCATAAGTTATCGCGTTATAGCCACAGGGCTTTGCCCTGCGTTGGCATATTAGTCCCTTTCAGGGCCGGCAAAGTTAAAACCGGGTTGTGTACCCAACTGCCATCCGTAGTACAGCCCTGAAAGGGCGACATCCGCCTGCGATGGGCATCGCCCATCGACAAAACCACATCAACCAAAGCCCTGAAAGGGTGACATATCAGCCCTTTTAGCACAGGCCTTGAACAAGAGCCCGCCTGTGCTTCACATTTGCCTATAAATTCACAAGCGGCCTAACCTGCGGGCAACGACATAACACGTGCATTAAAATGGGATAGAACTGGGCGGTAGCGCATATCCAACACTCAGCGCCCGGCCTGGGATATGTCACCCTTTCAGGGCTCTCACACGTTATTGCGTTATAGCCACAGGGCTTTGCCCTGCGTTGGCATATCTGTCCCTTTCAGGGCGGGCAAAGTTAAAACCGGGTTGTGTACCCAACTGCCATCCGTAGTACAGCCCTGAAAGGGCGACATCCGCCTGCGATGGGCACCGCCCATCGACAAAAGCCACATCAACCAAAGCCCTGAAAGGGTGACATATCAGTTCTTTTTTAGTGCAGGTAATAAGTATGGGCTTTGCGTGATGGCTGACCAATGCTTCACAACAGGTTTCGGCTATAAGTGGGAGAATTGACCTAACCTTCAGGCGGCCACATAAACTTTGTAGCCTTTTACAAGCCGCTATTTGATGGTGACAATACCCAACAAAGGCGCGTTGGGACACCAACAGAGGCGAACGAGCAATAAGGAAGAAAGAATATATTAATACCACTTATTAAAAAAACATAATTACATTTGATGAACCTACATCCATTATCAAATGCTCTTCTTGTTTTTGTATTCGGCACAAAGCATTGTGAATTGGCTTTCGGAACACGCGAATTATCAAAGAAATTATTAAAATTTAAAACATGGAACTTTCAACCTACCAAGAACAAGCGAAAAAAACCATTCAAAAAAATGCATCAAATACAGAAAGCGCCGAAATAGTACCATTCCTTGGTATTATTGGCGAAGTCGGATCAGTGGTTACTCAGTTAAAAATTAAATTAAGAGTAGGCGACTCATATGTAGCGTATAAAAGAAAGCTTGGCGAAGAATTAGGGGATGTGTTGTGGTATATCTCTGCTATTGCCACACAAAATGATATAAGTTTAGAAGAAATTGCTGTTCGCAATCTTGAAAAAATCCATGATCGATTTTTAGTTGACGAATCCGAATCTTTTAAGGACTTCGATGGCGCTTTTCCAGAGGCGGAGAAATTTCCCGGTGAATTTGAAATCGAATTTATTTCATATGATGAAGATGGCAGAAAAAAGCTCAAAATTATCGATAAACGCGATGGCTTAATGATAGGCGATCCATTAACTGATAATACTTATGAAGAAGACGGTTATAGGTATCATGATATTTTTCATTACGGCTACCTTGCTGTATTAGGTTGGTCTCCAGTTTTGAGAAAGCTATTGAAATTGAAACGCAAAAGTGATCCTGAAATTGATGAAAATGAGGACGGAGCTAGATCTCAAATAACGGAAGAGTTGATTTCATTATTTATCTATCATCATGCATTGGAGCATAACCTTTTGCAATACGTTTCAAGTGTAGACTCTGGGGTAATAAAACAAGTTCAAAATCTCGTCAAGAATACTGAAGTTAAGGAATGCACAGGGAAGCAGTGGGAAAAGGCGATATTAAATTCATATGAAATTTTCAACACGCTCAGAAATAATCATGGGGGGAGAGTTTTAGTAAGTAGAAAAAATAGAACTTTGATTTATCTAGGTAAAAATTAACTTTACCGCCTCTTGTAATTTCATGATGTTAATAATAAATAAGTTAGTTAAACCCAAAGTCTCAAATGTATATGACACATATTGGAAGTTCGCTGCCGAAAGGCAAAATGTTTTTTTTAACAAAATAGCGAATTTGCCCTTTTTGACAACGGATCCAATTTTACAGAATCATAAGTTTACGAACGCGTACCGCGCATCCGACCGAGTAAGCCAATATTTGATTAGAGAAGTAATCTACCAGGGAGATCAAGAGCCGAACGAGCTGTTGTTCCGCATATTGTTATTTAAAATTTTTAACAAAATCGAGACTTGGCAACTGCTTTTACATGAAATTGGTGAAATAACTTGGCGAAATTACAACTTCGACCGGTACGATAAGGTGCTTAGCGAAGCAAAGAAAGCTAATGAAACGATTTATTCAGGTGCCTATATTATGGCATCTGCTAAAAGTGAATTCGGCTATGATTACAAACATCAAAATCATCTTCGTCTTATTGAACTAATGATTACTGGAAATTTATCAAATAAATTACTGGAAGCACGTTCTTTAAGTGAAATTTATGAACTGTTATTAAGCTACCCTACAATTGGACCGTTTCTCGCATATCAATATGCTATAGACATCAACTATAGTCAAATGATTGATTTTAATGAAATGGATTTTGTAGTACCAGGTCCTGGCGCAAGGGATGGTATTAGTAAATGTTTCATTGATATGGGTGATTATAGTGAAACAGAAATTATAGAATATGTTACAGACATACAAGAAAGTGAATTCAAACGTTTAGGTATTGAATTCCGTGATCTTTTTGGGCGGCCGCTTCAATTGATTGATTGTCAGAATTTATTTTGTGAAACCGACAAGTATGCTAGGGTAGCGCACCCGGAAGCGGAGGGGCATTCTGGCAGGAAAAGGATCAAACAAATATATCGTCCGCAAAAAGGTGTGATCAATTACTGGTTTCCTCCTAAATGGGGAATTAACGAGAACCTTTTGCTCTGAAGCTTCGTCTACAACAACCTAAGTACTGCCCGTTAACCATCCTATATCTTTCGAATGCGCTCCAAGATTTTCATAACAATGCTTATTAAAGCGTCATTATCTAATATCTCATCACCAATCTTATTAAATAAATCTAACAACTCTTTGTCATCTGGTAAATAGTCATCAGGATTACCAGCAACGCGCGTCCACAGTTCCTTGGCCATTGAACCGGTACACCCGACAGGTATAGGGATTACGTTATGTTGGAGGCATATTTCAAACTCTTCCAATATTCCGCTTGATAGGGCAACCGAATCATCTTTTAGTTTATTGCCAAAAAAAAATAAAGCCACACCCGCGCGATCAATCATTTCGTGACGATATCCTGTCCAAACCTTATTAATCTCAGATATACCTGACTTGACTTGAGGAAAAGGTCGTAGAATTAAAAGGTCGTCGAGATTTCGGTAATTAGAATTAAGTTTATAATCTAGCGCACCATTTATTACGATACTACCGATTCCCAATCCAAAACCGGAAATGATTTTATACCCTGCTTTTGCCAACTCATAACTTAGTTTATGAATCAGAATAATAGCATTATCTTGATTATAAGGCTCGTATGTATGAGCCGCGCCGGAAATGAAAACATTTTTTAATTTAATCCTGCGTTCAACTTCCAATAATATATTCTCTATATCTGGATAATCTTCAACTGTTATTGCATGTATTCCATATCTTACTAAGTCTTCTATTTTAAGTTCTTGTTTAATTTTCGCGTAAAGAAATGCCTCTTTTTGTTCTTCGACATTACCTTTAAAATCACTTTCGTGAACCTTTTTGAAAAAGCAATAATGTGTTGGAGTATTTTTATTCAACAATATTTTTATTCTGCTTAAAATATACTCTAGGTTTGGGTCGTCAAAGCTAAAGCCAATGAACAGAAATGTCTTGGACAATAGATCACCTCTAAGTGCAGTAGCAAAAAAAGGCCGGTTTTCAGCATAGGTTTCGTAGTCGTCTTTGGTTAATACAGCCTCGTCTGGGCTATCCTTATCACCATGCATTTTGTAGACAATAGCATCCTTTTTCTTGATATTACTTGCAAAATCGGCGTTTCTTATCTTTACCTCTACTGTTTTCTTTTCGGCAACTAGTGAGTTCTCTATAAGTTTATCATAATTTGTTGTCCAGAAGGTAGCAATTCCTATCCGCGCAAGTAACTTGTGATTTTTGCTCCCTTCCTTAAGGGTTGTAAATTCATTCTTGATCTTATTATTGATCTTGCCTCTTGATTTTTTGTTTAAATGGTATTGGGCGAGCGAGATTAAATCGTACTCTTTATCAATATCCAAGTCGATTTCCTCTGCAAGATCTCGTAATAGCTCCCTCCAATTTACAAACCCTAGCCCTGCTGAAAGTCCCGCTCCCGCAAATATTGCTGCATCGCCATTCATAACTTCAACGGCATATTTATCAATAAAGTCTTTTTGTTGTTTTGTAAATTTCATCTTATAATTTTAGCCAATCGACAAGTGAAACCTCTCTTCCATTAGGATATACTATTTTGTAATAATCTATCGAATAATCACCATGCTCAACTCTAGGATAGATTTGAAGATATTCATTGCCTTCCCAATCTTTACTATTCTCTGCGAGAGGCAGAATACAAATTTTATCTTTTGTTAGCTTATAAGTGTCTCCAATTCCTACCTCCCAATTGCACCATTTGGAGATTACTGCTTCATTAGTGGCCAATAGAATAAATTTGTCGTTGTCGTATATTTTTGTTTTAATTTTTGCAGCTGTAGCTCCGTTAGTCTTTTCCGGCATAGTTTCATCAGCCCAATCAACATATATCTTCAAGCCAATATTCTCGAAAAACACTTTTGCTTGTTCAACAATTGGACGATTTCGATGCGAATGAGAAAGAAATATGGAAGTAGCTGATAAAGACTTTGAAAAACTGCGTGTTTCCGTCAAATAGGTCCGCAAACCACTAACTCCTGCTTTTTGCCTCGCGGTTGCTTCGAATTGATTTTTGGTAAATATTGCCATAATTACTATTTATAGATCTTCCAGTTAATGGGGTCACCATTGATACCAGAACGTTTGTTTTCTACTAGCCAGTCGACGAATCTATCAGCAACCGCAGTTGGTATAGCCGGGCTTTTTACGCTACGACCGTTGCTACAAACTGCTCTAAATTCTTCCGGAATCTCAAAAGCTTGATCGCCAAAATAATAAAAGGTTTCACTAATCAATACATATTTGCCTGCCGTATCTGCATCCAAATGATCTTTATTAACTTTGCCGCCATCTAGCGAATGGGCTGAATCTTCTTGTATCCAATTACCATCTTCGTCTTTATGATAAATGTTATCGCCATAAAGTTGTACTACACTGCCGTTTAAAACAGGTTTCTTATATTGAAAGCGTGAATCTTCCCAATACTTCTCAAATGTGATTTTTTCTTCCACTCTCATCGCGTAAATTAAATAGTGGAGTCTATTTAGAGCAACACTACCTGTTCCAAATATCCAATC is drawn from Mucilaginibacter ginsenosidivorax and contains these coding sequences:
- a CDS encoding type II toxin-antitoxin system RelE/ParE family toxin, whose protein sequence is MQIKWNKLAVKQLIDAIEYLEDNDQFAYAEKIEQRILLKIKSLPLKSELYQPDRLKKNNDGSFHAFEVDSYRISYRILPTEIRILRVRHSSRRPFTR
- a CDS encoding nucleoside triphosphate pyrophosphohydrolase family protein is translated as MELSTYQEQAKKTIQKNASNTESAEIVPFLGIIGEVGSVVTQLKIKLRVGDSYVAYKRKLGEELGDVLWYISAIATQNDISLEEIAVRNLEKIHDRFLVDESESFKDFDGAFPEAEKFPGEFEIEFISYDEDGRKKLKIIDKRDGLMIGDPLTDNTYEEDGYRYHDIFHYGYLAVLGWSPVLRKLLKLKRKSDPEIDENEDGARSQITEELISLFIYHHALEHNLLQYVSSVDSGVIKQVQNLVKNTEVKECTGKQWEKAILNSYEIFNTLRNNHGGRVLVSRKNRTLIYLGKN
- a CDS encoding nucleotide kinase domain-containing protein, translated to MMLIINKLVKPKVSNVYDTYWKFAAERQNVFFNKIANLPFLTTDPILQNHKFTNAYRASDRVSQYLIREVIYQGDQEPNELLFRILLFKIFNKIETWQLLLHEIGEITWRNYNFDRYDKVLSEAKKANETIYSGAYIMASAKSEFGYDYKHQNHLRLIELMITGNLSNKLLEARSLSEIYELLLSYPTIGPFLAYQYAIDINYSQMIDFNEMDFVVPGPGARDGISKCFIDMGDYSETEIIEYVTDIQESEFKRLGIEFRDLFGRPLQLIDCQNLFCETDKYARVAHPEAEGHSGRKRIKQIYRPQKGVINYWFPPKWGINENLLL
- a CDS encoding SIR2 family protein, yielding MKFTKQQKDFIDKYAVEVMNGDAAIFAGAGLSAGLGFVNWRELLRDLAEEIDLDIDKEYDLISLAQYHLNKKSRGKINNKIKNEFTTLKEGSKNHKLLARIGIATFWTTNYDKLIENSLVAEKKTVEVKIRNADFASNIKKKDAIVYKMHGDKDSPDEAVLTKDDYETYAENRPFFATALRGDLLSKTFLFIGFSFDDPNLEYILSRIKILLNKNTPTHYCFFKKVHESDFKGNVEEQKEAFLYAKIKQELKIEDLVRYGIHAITVEDYPDIENILLEVERRIKLKNVFISGAAHTYEPYNQDNAIILIHKLSYELAKAGYKIISGFGLGIGSIVINGALDYKLNSNYRNLDDLLILRPFPQVKSGISEINKVWTGYRHEMIDRAGVALFFFGNKLKDDSVALSSGILEEFEICLQHNVIPIPVGCTGSMAKELWTRVAGNPDDYLPDDKELLDLFNKIGDEILDNDALISIVMKILERIRKI
- a CDS encoding toll/interleukin-1 receptor domain-containing protein, which gives rise to MAIFTKNQFEATARQKAGVSGLRTYLTETRSFSKSLSATSIFLSHSHRNRPIVEQAKVFFENIGLKIYVDWADETMPEKTNGATAAKIKTKIYDNDKFILLATNEAVISKWCNWEVGIGDTYKLTKDKICILPLAENSKDWEGNEYLQIYPRVEHGDYSIDYYKIVYPNGREVSLVDWLKL
- a CDS encoding Nmad2 family putative nucleotide modification protein; translation: MGYYSYKIEHDFGLAPNPFGKYCTLAVCKGAIRNNKRLQIGDWIFGTGSVALNRLHYLIYAMRVEEKITFEKYWEDSRFQYKKPVLNGSVVQLYGDNIYHKDEDGNWIQEDSAHSLDGGKVNKDHLDADTAGKYVLISETFYYFGDQAFEIPEEFRAVCSNGRSVKSPAIPTAVADRFVDWLVENKRSGINGDPINWKIYK